Genomic DNA from Corylus avellana chromosome ca4, CavTom2PMs-1.0:
AATATAATGGATTAGGGAAGATTATTTCAACttaattccaaataaaactTTACCCTTTTGGATAAAAGTAATTTGCATTGATGGTGCTTTACTTCTCAATATTATGTAAATGTCATCTCACAAGGCCTTACCATATGGTAAtctcaacataaaatatttttctccgTCAatgttatatttaaattaattgaaatttgcTAGGTACCATGATGCATTGTATggggcattttttttctttttaattcttactaaaagaaaaagaaaaaaagaaaaaagcctttGCGAGTAGAAAGGAAAGTTTCAGTGCTCCAGTGACAGCGTGCTCCTGCATCAACTAAACAATCGCTTCTGGCAGAAAGGCAGGTGTCGGCCTAGGTTTTGCCACGCTCTTGACTATCAGTGGTTGCGATTCAAGGTGCGGCAACCTAAGCTTTCACGAGAGGGACTGTAGCATGTTCCAAATCCGCTTCGAATCTTCGACAATACGTCAATACCTATGAAGCTTTGCACTGTTTCAGGAAATGCCACGTGTCCGCGTTCGACAACTAGAACTGTGTCGATTTGTGATGCTCACACAGTGACACGGAGCACTCAAATTTTTAGCAGTCTAAAAATATAACAGCCCCTTAAACTCTTTGCATTTATGACGTGCATTTATGACGTGCTTAATTACTCTGAAACCCTTGTGCACAAAACTACATGGGAGTTTAAAGttgtaaatttaaatttaagtggcctatttgtattttattaaaaatgatgtggttattaaaattattattggacttttaattgatcattattgaattttgatcaaaaagtaattttaatagtcacatcattcttagtagaaTATAAGTAGGACACAAGTATGCCACCTATAATTGCTAGGTTTAAAGCTTGCACTATACTCTCATCTCATGACCCTATATCCTATTGATtatgaaatatgaattttttttttttaaaaaaaaaaattgtaatattctATTCTTTATACTAAAGTTTTACACCACATATTTAAATagttaacactttttttttttttttttaggtggcTATTAtataaagttatttaaaataCGACATATTAGTCGGTGAACGTGAAtaatagaattactcttaaaagaaaagagtgaatTTTGAAAACCTGAATCTCCACTCTCTAATCAAGAGAAGATaaagctaagaaaaaaaaaaaaatcaagagaagaTTATGGCTTATGAACAAGAAGTAATGTTTAAGTTtgaatcttattattattattattttataatggaTAAATATTGGGTTTTTTTATGGTTACTTAaggttagattttttttttttttcaaaccattaTCTAATCAtatctattaaactgacatgtaTCCTTATAACAttcaattttcatatatattttaaaaaatatatgtgataatCACATGCTCTAATAACGTATATCAGtttatagattagattgaaGAAATTATTCAGactcaatttagaaaaaaaaaaaaaactattcatgatttaattgtatatttttcaagaatatttttttagcaGTTGAAATGCTATCTTTTCATATAATTCTTGTAGATGACAAGAACCAACAATaagattattttgaaatttagtttGCCACATATTTTCATACGTGAATATATAAAAGGGGTGCACCCCTCATCCACCTTTTGCTTTTGATTCTTAATATCTATGCAATATGAATCATCCTTAATAGATTTTccaatgatttttatttattttttttaactaaaataactCACCAACGCtaccttttttctattttagttaataGCTTTTAAATATATTCTCCATTCGATTATCTATTCTTTCTCTCtaccatttaaatatatatattttttaaattctttttttggatagatgaaagagaaagaaggagatagaaataataaaaaacagaaaaaaaggaaagagaaaaacataaaaacatttacGTATTAATGCAAAATACAAATCAGGAGAAGCATTTGactcaaatgcaaaatacaatTTGTTTAGAGAAATCGGATAAACACGAATGTTTTCTGTTCATAATCCTTTTCTTCTATCTTTGGGTTGGTTAATCGAAAATTCGAATGGCAGTTTCTTGGCGTAAATCTGAGGAACGGGAAGGACATGCTTGCCGGTGAGAAAACGTAAAGAGCGGGCATTACGGTAATTCCACCATTGATGGTCTCTCCCTCCACGTAAAAACAGCAGTAAGATAGTAGGAGAAACCTTTTCCAACACACTCACCTTTGCCGCACAGCTATCATTCTCTTTTTACCTTGTATTTCAAACAACACAATATCAGGGAATGTTATCCCATGCTTAACTCTTGTGATCTCCGAACATCCCCAAGTGGTCCTTCGTTTTGTTTCGTTAACAAACTCCAACCGTCCGTCACGCCCACAATATATTCCCTCTCTCACATTTTCTCACCTCTATTTCTAGCGTGGCCGATAACGAGGACATGCGTTTTCCTCTGACATGGATGTGAAGAAACTGCCTTTTCCGGAGCAGCTTCTGTCGAGAAAAAGAAAGGTGGTTTCTGGGTTTGGTTTGGGGGTTGGAGTTTCTCTCGTTGTTCTTGTTGCACTCTTCCTCAACAGGTCGTTGAAGATTCCCACAGTGTTTCAAGGGTTAGATAGTGTCGGTGCTAATTCGTCGTTTGTTGAAACCCCATTGCCATTTTCAAGTACTGCTgactcctcctcctcttcttcttcttcttcttctaattctTCTTTTGCCGATAGTACTAATGCTACTTCAGAGTTTCAGAACTATGTGGATTTGGAGCGAGGGAGTGAAGAGGGAAACGCGTCTTACAAAAACCACGAAGCAAATGTTTCAGGAATCACTGAAGGGGAAGATCTTAAGGCGGCCAATGGGGAAGGGAAGGGCTCAGAGGAGACCCAATTGGGGAATTTATCTGAGAGTGTCAAAAATGGAGGATTTGCTACTGATGAAGCAAATGGGTCAGTAGTTGCTAAGACGGGAGATTCTCTGGTTTCTGATGGAGGATTGATTTTAGAGAAGACCAATTCTGAAAATTTACCCGAGACCCTGAAGAATGGGAGCGTGCTTGGTCAAGAAAGAAATGTTCTTCCCGGCAAAGACGTGGATTCAGGGGAAGGGAAATCCATAAGGAATTCAAGTATTTGGAATAATGGCAGGGAAAACAACAACGTCGGCAATTCTTCTAGTAGAGAAGAAAAGGCTTCCGAGGCAAATCATCAAGGAAACTTGGATgagcaaaacaaaatcacaatttcaaatTATGGTTTTCATGAGGCATGTGACATCTTTGACGGTAGATGGGTCAGAGATGATTCAAAGCCTTACTATCCTCCTGGTTCTTGCCCTTACATTGATAAGGATTTTGATTGTCACTACAATAGAAGGACAGATGATGGATATCTAAAATGGAAATGGCAGCCAAATGGGTGCGACATCCCAAGGTAAGATCTTCGTGGTTTTGGTGATTCTGAATgctagaaaaaaatgaaattttaattaattgctCAATGTTCATAATGATCAAACAGTTTTTTAACAGGGAAGTTTCATGGTCAGCTTTATGTTTGTTCCATATCTCCATTACAAGTTGGTTAgacaaacttaagattttaaTTTGCTTTGGGTGCATTTAGAAAATCTGGTGTCACCTTTTCATTCAGCATGATCACATAGGTAGAAAAAATTGTTGATATTGGATAAATTTTATAGCAAGGTGCAGGAGTCATACGCACTTTTTGGTAGTGAAAGTATCAAACGGGCTCCGTTGGTTTGTCACATTTATGATTTTTACCAGATTTGTTTGAACTTCTTTTTAGTCAACTCCATTTGTGGATAAATGACCAAATCTAAACTTTCTATGTTTATTTGTAATCTGGATAGTTGATGTTTGAATTATGTTTCTAGTGCAGTGTTTTTTATTGTGCCAACCTTTGTATGGAATGTTGTTTGTATTGAACTCAAGTAtaactcctttttttctttttcctctgttAATTTCTGATGTTACCCTCAGTTTTAATGCAACTGATTTTCTGGAGAGGTTGAGTGGAAAGAGGCTCGTTTTTGTGGGAGATTCACTGAATAGGAACATGTGGGAATCTATGGTGTGTATACTCCGCCATGGTGTCAGAAACAAGGCTAGAGTTCATGAGATCTCAGGAAAGAGGGAATTCAAGAAGGGGGGTTTTTATGCTTTCAGATTTGAGGCAAGTTTCTGAAGTCCCTAATAGTCTAAGCACTTAATCTGAAGTTGTGTAGCCCTCTAATTCGTGTGCATTTGCTGTCTTTTAGGACTATAATTGTTCCGTGGATTTTGTTAGTTCTCCATTCCTTGTTAGAGAATCATCTTTCAAAGGTAGAAATGGATCGATTGAGACATTAAGATTGGATTTGATGGACCGGACAACTTCTATGTATCATGATGCCGATGTCCTAGTCTTCAATACAGGCCATTGGTGGACGCACGAGAAGACATCAAGAGGGTGAGTTGTCATTCTGCTTGTTACAATTCTTGCTTCTATATCGTGCTGTGGTTTTGAAAATGGTGAAAGCCATGGTCAACTATGTTTTGTAATTTggaaacaggaaaaaaaaaattgcattattAATATTCACATTGATATTTCCTGATATTACTATCTTCCGATCTTATGGCATGATTTTTCTGCCAATAGTTGATTCTTGACATGTTTTTGCATTGGTGTTCCTACAGAGAAGACTATTACCAAGAAGGCAACCATGTGTACCCAAGACTAAAAGTTCTGGAAGCATATAAGAGGGCTCTCACCACTTGGGCCAGATGGATTGACAAGAACATTGATGTCAACCGAACTCAGGTTTTCTTCAGAGGATATTCTGTTACCCATTTCAGGTTTAGGCCTATTCTTCACTCTACCGTACCTCCACTTATATGCTAACAATGTACATTTCTCTGTTTGCTCCATTCTCAGAGTCCCATATTCTGGTAGCTTTTCCAAATTTTTAGGCTAACAAAGTAATTTTACACTGCTCTGTTTCATGCATATTAGACCATTTAAAATCTTCACTTGCAAACTTCCAGAGATATAACTGCACCAATCCTAACCACCCTTGAGTTATCTTGCCTTTCTTCTGTACTGGACCTAATTTTTATGTGTTAGTTTATTGTTGAAACCTAGCATAGGCTCATTGTTGGAAGTTTGATATTTGGAATcagctgtaaaaaaaaaaaaaaaaacccaaagaatATCAGGAAGCTGTGCTTGTATAGAGCCGAGGCAAAAAATATCGAATGGTTCAGAAGAAAATATTTACCAGTCAATTGCAAATTCAACCTCACAACTAAATAAAgtagtattttattttgatgtctAATACTGCGTTAAATTTAAAAGGCTAGAAGATCTACTGATCCCAGCAAAAACTTAAGTTTTATCCTTGCTTCTTTCACCATTAGGGAGGGGGGCAGATATGAATTAAGTTAGATGAGTTTCATATTCCTCTGCCTCTACTGAAGTTTTGAATCATTTGATGTGGTTGCAGAGGAGGCCAATGGAACTCAGGAGGACAGTGCCACAAAGAAACCGAACCGATCTTTAATGAGACTTACTTAGCAAAGTACCCTTCAAAAATGAGAGCTCTACAACATGTGATTTGGGCAATGAGATCTCCTGTGGTTTATTTAAACATAAGTAGGCTCACAGATTTCAGAAAAGATGGACATCCTTCCATTTACAGAATGATATACAAGACAGATGAGGAACGGATTGCCGCTGAGCGATCTCAGGATTGCAGTCATTGGTGCTTGCCTGGAGTACCAGATACTTGGAATGAATTGCTATATGCTTCTCTGTTAAAGATAGGAAAGGGATCTTGGAAAAACTGAAGGTTGTAAACTAGCCGTCAGTTACATGTTAATTTGTCGTTATATTGATATGTCctatcctttttcttctttttgctcATTAGATATATATCCTGTCTGAGCTCATATAAGTTGCGAATTCCCAATTAGGCTTAGTATTGTATGCTAATCCAGATGGTAAAATTTGGGGGGTCTTTGTTTAGTCTATGAAAAGTGTGAAGTAATAAATAGGTCACAACTCACAAGTCGATATGTATATTTTACGTTTCAATACATCCGAAATAAGATGATTCTTTTCATTTACTTGCAATTTCAATTGGATTTTACAGATTGAATTCATATTGCAGTAAACTCTTTGTAAGCGTAAGGCTGAAATTTACTAGTGGGCCGGGGATGAATTTGTATCTAGTTTTTTCAGTTATTCCTGCAGAAATGGCgattgatagaaataataagaaaaagaacaaactaGTTTACTCATATGTGAGTCCCCTGCTGGTTGCAGAGCCTTCAACTCAAGTGAGTATAAAAAAAGATCTCAAACTTTTATTTAGGATTTAGAAACGACATAATACACTCTTATTCTGAATTACAGAAGCACGAAAATGCATTCACACTGACATGACATTAtgacacacacaacacacagacagagacagagacagaggaTTCCTCTGGTCTGCAGAAACTGGGCAATAAACAATTGCTAGTCTGCTGCAAATCAAACGATTCTGAAAGCTTACCTTAGTGGGGTCTAAAAGAGGTTCTTAAAGCACGCAACTTTTATTACTCTCATGCATAACATTAAAGAGGGAAAATAAATAAGAGCCAGAAAGACTCATGAAGGAGTCCATTGCCGTTCTGTGACTTGCCGGTTTGCCGTGCTTCAGCCAAGAGCACTGCTACTTACATAGAATGCTTCTTCGTGTGCTGAGCAGCAGCAAACTTATGAATGTAGAGCAGGGTGGGGGGGGAGTAGCCATCATCAAATCCCACCCGATGCTTTCTAGAGCCCATGGACATATTACTATCAATGATAGGCTTCATTGCCTATCATCATATCAATGGGCTCAAAGAAGAGCAAGTGGAGAAGTTCCTCTCTGGCTAGAGGCCTTAAATAGCTGATGATTGAGAACTGAGAAGTGGTGATCTGAAAATACACCTCTCATATGTCGTCTGTTCATTATCCAAAACCACAACTCTTGCTTTTCTCTTTTAGCTTTAACCATCGAAAGTTGCAATGTTAGGAAAAGCTCCTAATAATTAGCACTTGTTCCCTTCATATGACAATCTTGCCCCTAACCTAAAAacgattttattattttattatttattattattattattaatttttttattttaatcctttACACCCATTTCACATAAGTGATATAGCATAAAACCTTGTTAAAATACGTCATGTCAACCAATGTAAAATGAGTGAGAAAAGTACAGGATTTTTAAtgcatttttattaagaatagaTGTATGTGagttagaagaattttcttcaccctaatttgaaggaaatattaGTAATTACTTAACTTTGAGTTACTTGTCCATGCAAAATATTAATTGCAAAAAGGGATATTAATGTCAATATAACCCAAGATGAgcatccaaactacttttttcGTTGGCGCATTACTTTATTGATAATTGGAGTCTTGTTACTTTTATGTTGCAATCAGTGGATCCACTAACTGATGTTCATCTCCTACTTTTTTCCAACTCCATATTCTCCTAATTCTCCACTAATCCCCATTTTCTATGGCAGCCAACCAAGCTTTCCATTCGTGAGCCATGGACGGCTCGTTGACTCCTTAAACAATATTCTAACAATCCTCCCCCTTTATATTTGAACCAATATCGAGCTTATTTTCTGTCAAAGCCAATTTGATTTAAGCAAGTTCACAATCTTAATTTCACACCCTCCTCATAATCTCACATGGGTCTTCTGAAaatagtttttgttatttatttattaatttatttttttgagagagaaaagaaaaaaaaaaagacagaaaaaaaaaaagaagaaaagattttATCGCTACCCAACTTGACCTTATTGTACTTTATGCTAAACGAAGTGATCTCCTCCTTGGAAATGCACCCAATTACACCAGTTGCTGTACCCACTACTATTTTTTCCCTCTGCTTTTTCTCTGacgcaaacaaacaaacacatcacAATCGCGCTTATCTTACTTTATAGAATCTCACTTTCCTCGTTCCATTTGTTTCCTCTTATTGAAGAAATTGCAGAGGTTTAtttgaatgatatttataaattCTATAGCAATTGCTACGGAAGAAGAACCGTAACGAGTAAAATCCGGGTTCGATTTTGGAAAACTACTGTGCATAAATATCGCCATCACAAGTATCATCAATAATGTCATCCACTTATCTGTTGGTCATAGGAATTCCCCTAATAATTGATAGCCtctatgaatttttttcaaatgtgaatCAAGTTCTGGGCCCATTTTTCTCCACACTTCCCTCTCCCAAAGATCTTCTCTGATTCACCTGGAAAATGACGTCAAATTAGCCATTCAACTCATTGCCACTCAAGTTTTTCATACATCACCATAACATAAGCCTAGTTGTACTTCACCAGAGTGACAAAAATCTTTTAACATTTCCTAGCCTTTCCCCCTTCTTAGTCGCAAGTTGATTTAAGTTAACTGCTACATCTAAGTTTACGTGACATTTATCACATCAGCATattataaaattgtcatatcaACTTTTAAGGAAGTTGTCACCGGATTTGTTTGGTCACCCATCTTTTTTCCTATACTATTTAATTTAGTTAACACCTTGGTGCTCATTCACCTTTATTCCTCCAAGCACAACAAGGATTTATTAATCGATAATGAGGAAATTGGGCCGgcaaaaagaaatttttcttGGGCTCAGCTGGTTTACTTTGGACGGTGAGTAGCCTTGCCTTAGACTCACATCATTTTCCTAATAAGTGGGTTC
This window encodes:
- the LOC132177672 gene encoding protein trichome birefringence-like 2; protein product: MDVKKLPFPEQLLSRKRKVVSGFGLGVGVSLVVLVALFLNRSLKIPTVFQGLDSVGANSSFVETPLPFSSTADSSSSSSSSSSNSSFADSTNATSEFQNYVDLERGSEEGNASYKNHEANVSGITEGEDLKAANGEGKGSEETQLGNLSESVKNGGFATDEANGSVVAKTGDSLVSDGGLILEKTNSENLPETLKNGSVLGQERNVLPGKDVDSGEGKSIRNSSIWNNGRENNNVGNSSSREEKASEANHQGNLDEQNKITISNYGFHEACDIFDGRWVRDDSKPYYPPGSCPYIDKDFDCHYNRRTDDGYLKWKWQPNGCDIPSFNATDFLERLSGKRLVFVGDSLNRNMWESMVCILRHGVRNKARVHEISGKREFKKGGFYAFRFEDYNCSVDFVSSPFLVRESSFKGRNGSIETLRLDLMDRTTSMYHDADVLVFNTGHWWTHEKTSRGEDYYQEGNHVYPRLKVLEAYKRALTTWARWIDKNIDVNRTQVFFRGYSVTHFRGGQWNSGGQCHKETEPIFNETYLAKYPSKMRALQHVIWAMRSPVVYLNISRLTDFRKDGHPSIYRMIYKTDEERIAAERSQDCSHWCLPGVPDTWNELLYASLLKIGKGSWKN